The Flavobacterium jumunjinense genome segment ATGTATAAAATGATAAAAAAAATTATTGTAATATTAACCCTGAGTCTATTCACCCATTCTCTTTTTGCACAGCAAGACCTTAATGAATTAGGACGAAAATTAGATGAGTTTTCGAAGATAAAGCCAGGTATTAATGAGGTCGTAAAGATTGATGTTTCAGGGCTATCTTTATATGATTTAATTATTGCAATTTCTGAAGAACATCAATTGAATGTGAGTGTTGATAATGACTTAAATACTCCTGTGGTTAATAATTTTCATGATGTAACAGTAAAAGATATCTTCTTGTTTTTAGTTCAGAAATATGATCTAGAAGCAAGCTTTATGAGTAATATTATTATTTTTAAAAAGCGAAAAGAAGTAAAAATAATTGAGAAGAAACAGCAAAAAATAATTGATGTTAGTTACAATCCTCAGAATGATTTTTTATCGGTTAAATTAGAAAATGACTCATTGCCAGCTGTAGCACAAGCTATTATTGATAAATCGGGTAAAAATGTAGTTTTGGCACCCGATATTAAAACGATAAAAGTGTCTTCCTATATTCTTAACCGTCCTTTTGAACAAGTTATTGATATGATGGCAAAATCGAATGATTTAGTAGCTACAAAAGATGATAATGGTTTCTATTATTTAGAAAAAAACACCTTGCCAAAGGAAGCAAATTCATCATCTGTCTCAAATAACAGAAACTCAAATAGGAACAAACAAAAACCTGCTTCTGGTTCGGAAGGGTCTTATGATGTTGAAGTGGACAATCAAGGTTTCTTAACAGTTAAGGCAAACGTAGCTGACGCAACTGATTTATTGATTGAAGCGGCCGAGAAACTGAACGTAAATTATTTCATTTATAACAAACCAGAAAATGAGAAAACATCGCTTTTAGCCAATAAAATCACTTTTGATGACTTATTGAGTCATGTTTTTAAAGGTAAAAAATACACCTATAAAAATCAGGATGGTTTTTATCTTATTGGTGAACAATCTACAGAAGGATTGCGTTCTACAGAGATTATTCCATTAGAGAATCGCTCTATCGAATCTGTTTTACAATCCTTACCAAAAATATTCAATGATAAAGTTGAAATTAAAGAATTTGTTGAACTTAACTCTTTGATTGCTTCAGGGGCAAAATCGACTATTGAGGAATTAAAATTATACATTAAACAGATTGATAAAGTTGTTCCTTTGGTTCAAATAGAAGTGATTATTGTTCAATATAACAAATCCTATGATGTTCAAACGGGTTTAAAAGCGGGATTAGATAAGCTAAATAAAGCACAAACAGGTGGTGTTCTTTTTCCAACGACAGATGTAAACCTTGGGAGTTCTTCTGTGAATAGTTTGATAGACGCTTTTAATGGTCTTGGACTTCTTAAATTAGGTAAGGTTACCGATGCTTTTTATTTGAATTTAAAACTGCTAGAAAACAATTCTATAATTAAAATAGAATCAACACCAAAAATAGCTACATTAAGTGGTCATGAAGCAACATTATCTATTGGAGAAACGAATTATTATTTTGAACAAAATAATCGTATTCTAAATAATAATATTGGAAATGGAGGTGATATTTTGCAATCTGGAACATGGAAACCAACTGAAGCTAATCTGGCTGTCAAAATAAAACCCTATGTTTCTGCGGATGAAAATGTAACACTAAATATTAATGTTGAGAAAAGTGCTTTCTTAGGTAGAGCTGGAGAAAATGCTCCTCCTGGTAAAGCAACGCAACAATTTGAATCTTTAGTAAGAGTAAAGAACAATGAAATGATACTATTAGGTGGTTTAGATGAATTAAAAAAAGAAAACTCAGGAACGGGTGTGCCTTTAATCTCTAGAATTCCTATTATTAAATGGTTTTTTAGTAGCAAAAAGAAAGCAAAAGGAAATTCTAAACTGCATATTTTCATTAAACCAACAATTGTGTATTAATGCTAAATTTTCTTTCTAAAATATTCAAAATCAATAGTATTCAAGTTGTAGGTATCTATCAAGAAACCGACAGTGAAAGATATACTTTGCTTACTTTTAAAAAAGAAAAAAATCAATTAAAACTAATAGAAAACAAGAGTTTTATTTCTAAGAAAACTTTTTTAGAAAATATCGACCTAAAGCTACCTATTGTTCTAGCGATTGATGGAAAAGGAGTTCTAAATAAGAATATTGATAGTACTAGTGATATTGATTTGGCTTGGCAAAAAAACATCGATTTCAATACCATTTATCACACTAGTTATACTTTAAAAAACAATACATTCATTAGTTTTTGTAGAAAGAATATTGCAGACGAATGGTTGTCTCTTTTTGAAAGCAAAAAAGCACAAATTATTGATGTTTACATTGGTTCATTTCTTTCTGTTTTGTTAGCCGATAATTTAAGTTCTCCTGTCGTTTATTCAGGAGATTTAGCTTTGGTATTGGAACAAAATGAGATTGTCAATTTTTCAAAACCAGAAGCTATTCCATCTGCTAATTATACGATAGGTGAACATTCTGTTTCTAATTTTGTATTGCCGTTATATGGTATTGGTTTGAACTATTTTGTACAGAATGATTCCATTTCTAAATCAGAATTTAATAACAATTCTATTGATGAAGTTGTTTATAGAAAGGCTTTTTCAACTTTCGGTTTAATAATGCTTGTTGGTTTTTTAATCACTTTATTAGCGAGTTATTTGACAATTCAATATTATAGCGAGAAAAATGCAGCATTGAACATTCAAAATGTATACTCTAACAAAGCCTACCAACAAATTGTTACTTTAGAAAAGCAGAAAAAAGACAAAGAAAAAATCATTAAAGATTCTGGATTTTTATCGGATAAATTCCTGTCTTTTTATTCCTATGAAATTATAAAATCGATACCGAACTCCATTTCGTTAAACGAATTAAACACAGCTCCTTTGCAGAAAGTTGTGAAGCATAATGAGAAAGTTGAAATTACTCCAGGGACTATCTGGGTAAAAGGAGTAACCGTGAATGAAGATGAATTTAATAATTGGTTAAGAAGCTTAAAATCCTTTCATTGGATTGCAAAATTTGAATTGGAAAGCTTGAAGAAAGACAAAAAAAACAATACTCAATTTAGTTTAAAAATACGTATTAAATAATGTTTGAACAGTACACATACAAACAAAAATGTATTGCGTTAGTGGTAATCTTCTTGATGCTGTCTTATACAGCATACAAACGTTCATTTAAAAGCTTAATTGAGGTTTATCAAGAAAATAAAGAACTAACAAAACGTTCTGATGAAATAGCTAGTAAGTCTAAAAATTTAGATGTGCTTTCAATGGAAATAGCAAGTTATGATAAATACTTAGGAAATCAGAACGTAGAGAGAGATGTTGTGCAACAAGAAATTATTGCTTTTGCTACACAACATGAAGGAATTTCTATTAATGATTTACAAGCTATTCATACTTTTGAAGGTGAAAACTATACCATTTACACCAATCAATTAGATATTACAGGAAACATTAATAATTTATTAAAATTAGGATATGATTTTGAAACAAAATTCAATTATTCAAGAGTGGTGAGTACTAATTATTATACTGTAAAAAAGAATAATAGTAATGAAGTATTACATTTAAAAATAGTATTTCAGAATTATGAGATTGGTAATAAAAAAGTAGTAAAAGAAGATAACGATAAATAAAATTTAGACATGAAAATAATACATAAATTAATCCTAATTGCTTTAGCAGTATTCACTTTTTCTTGTGAAGATATTCTAGAAGAAGACATTTCTAATGATTTGGTTCAAGTGGTTTACCCTTTAGAAGGAGCAACTGTAGAAAGTAATGTAACTGTTTTTCAGTGGAATCAATTAGATGGAGCAGATGATTATCGTGTGCAAGTATACAATAACAATCAGTTTAAAGTATTCGATACCTTAGTAAACACAAACACAGTAACGTTGCCATTAATTCAAGGTACCTATCAATGGAGAGTGAGAGGAGAAAATTCAGCATATCAATCTACTTATTCTTTTCCTTTAACCTTTGATGTAGAAGAATCGGACGATCTTACGAATCAACAAGTAGTATTAGTCGCGCCTTCAGCAAGCTTTGCTACCAATTTAAACACAATAACATTGTCATGGAATGATTTAACTGCCGCAGATCATTATAAAGTTGAAGTAATAAATATAACATCTGGAAGTATTGTCTTCACGCAAGACAATGTTACGACTACCAACGTAACATTGAACAGTTCACATATTACTAGTGACGGTCAATATACATGGAAAGTAAAAGCTTATAATACAACAACGTCAACTGAAACGGTATATTCAACAAGGAGTTTTTTAAGGGATATTGTTGTTCCAAATCAGCCACAAAACAATCAACCAGCAAATAATGCTTCACAAACGATTAATCAAACGGTTAGTTTTAGTTGGACCATTTCTCAAGATTCTGGAGTAATACAATCGGCTATTACTTATGAATTACAAATTGCATCCGATCTTAATTTCACAACTATTATCCAAACATCACCTGCAACAGGAACAAGTTATCAACAAGCATTTGCTACTGCTGGAGTATATTATTGGAGAGTGAGAGCTAAAGATGCAGCCGGAAATGTAGGAGCCTATAGTTCTGGTAACAAATTAACAATCAACTAAAAAATGGATACAAAAAAAACGATTAATATCATTCTTATTCTTGTAGTGCTTTCACTTTGGGGAACAGTGGGCTATAAATATATTAATCGTTTTTTTGGAGATGATGAATTGGATTATACGCTTTCTAATGCCTATAATTATGATGCTATTTCTATCATCAAAAAAGATACTTTTGCTTTGCACCCCTTAACAAAAGACCCTTTCTTAAACAAAGTGTTTTCTAAACCCACAACTGCACCAATAATAGTTCGTTCGACACCCGTAGTAAAAAAAGAGCCAGAACCAAAAGCAATTACACCCTTTCCTTATGTGCAATATTTCGGTTATATTAAGTCAAAAGACAAAAAAGAAGAACTAATACTAGTTAAAGTCAATAATCGCTTAGAACGCGTTAGATTGAACAGCGACATTGATGGTTTAGTAATTAAAAAAATCTATAAAGACTCTGTTTCTGTGTTTTACAACAATGAAACGAGAAGTTTTAAGAAAAAGTAATTTTAAAGACATATTGCATAATTTGAAATTATTTGATACTTCAAAACTGCTAAAAAGTTTATTGAAACTCGTTTCAATAAACTTTTTTTATAAATGAAAACTCAGAAGAACAGTGTCAAAAAATCTGATATTACATTCAATAAAACTGTTTAAATTATTGGATAAAAAGTCAACTTACCATTACTATAACAACAAAAGCCACTTGATTTCTTCCTTGCAATGATTAAGTGGCTTTGTCTTTTTATTGTGCTACGAGGTCGGGAGACCATCGTAGAGCGTGTGCATTTTATTTAGAACTCTTCTGAGAGCTGGGAACAATTTGGTTTCTATGGTCGAAGTTGCAGAACAGATTAACCAAATAGACACTATGTTTGAACGCTTAACGGAACAATACAATGAAGAAATTAGCCATCAAACAAAGATGATTGGTGTCGTTTTAGAACCTATGATAATTATTGTTATTGGAGTTGTTGTTATTATGGTCTCTATGTATGCTCCAATGTTCGATTTAAGCAAAATTATTAATAGTTAATACTTTTTTATCTCTAAGAATTCAGAACGTAATGGTAAAATAAATCGCATTTGTTAAAATCTATGTCTTTCAAAGAAGACAACTTTCTTAAGCTAAACAATTATGCAAAACAACTAAAGCCACATTACTGTGGCTTTGTCTTTTATATTGTGCTACGAGGTCAGGAGACCATCGTAGAGTGTGTGCGTTTTATTTAGAACTCTTCGGAGAGCTGGGAGCGGGGTAGAAAATATTTTTTTATTTAAAACACGATAATAAATCGACAAAAAAATTTGATAAATTATCATGAATTGTCAATATAGCTAAAATAAAAATTGTAATAATTGACATAAAAAAAAGCAATATATTTTTTACGACTTTTTTTCTTATAAACTCAATTTTCTCTATTTCAGATTTTTTAAAAAGCATAAATCCTGCTTTAGGATACGCCCCTTTTAATATATTACTATTAACTTTAGAGTGTTTTGTTAACTCTTCTTTAAAAGATAAAAAATTTAAAATATAATAATAGAAACAAGGTAGAGAAAAAAAAATAAAAAAGAAAACAGTCGTATATTTATAAAACCCAACTTTTAGGATAACCATCAAAAAGGAAGTGAAAAATATTAATAACAAATATTTTGAAAAAACATTAGCCTTCATTACTGATAGAATTTTGAATAGTTACTTTAGTCTGATTTAATTTATCTATTGACTCTGTTGTTTCTTTAATCGAATTATTAGTTTCTTTCAATTTTCTATTTAAAGAGTTTCTGTAATCTAATTCTTTTCTGTAATTCATTGTTTTACCTTTAGTTCTATTTTCTTTTGTTATTCTATTTAGAGTATTAGTATATTCCATTCTATAATCGTATTTACTACTTTCCAATTCTTTTAAAGTTTCTTTCTCTTCTTTTATTTTACCATCAATTTTAGTAATGGCTTCATAAGCAAATGTAATGGCTTTTGCTCTATCTGAAACTGGCTTAACAGTTGTTGGTCCATACTCATATGAAATATCAAGAGGTGATAACCCCACACCAAGTCCAATTTCGAGAGAAAATCCTGATAATAAATTATTATTACTATCTGTAGTTTGTAAATATCCGACACCACCAGTAACAACTTCTCCACCAGATAATCCAAAAGAATGACTTGGAGTTGCGAAATCTTTAACAGTTTTCATTGTAGGATAAACCATAACTTTAAGAGCAGATACACCAGCTGAAATATTAGTTTTACCTCCAACTGACCAATTACTATATTCATAAATCCCATCAGGAGCAAACACATATCCATCTCCAAAACTACCAGAAACCACAAATGAGACATTAAACTCTTTACCTACAGAAACAACCTCTAATCCTTCTAATTCAATCCCATCAATTAATCTGTTTTCACTAAATGCATAAGGTGAATTCCAAGGGTATTTTTTAAACAACGGATCCACAGCAAAAAACCTACCTACCCTCGGGTCGTGCATCCTAAAAGTATAATTTAAAGAATTTCCTTTCCCTTTTAATTCGTCATCTTTTTCTTGTCCTTGGAAGCCGTAACGGTAGTCATTCCCGGTGCTGGTGCGACCTGGGAGTGTCATTCCAAAAGGATAGTAGTCGAATGCATGATCCACGGCTTGGACGTTTTTTATCTAGAGACCCATTATCTAAAAATTATCCTTGGAATAGTGATTATTCCTATTCTGAGAATAGAGTTGTCGATGGAATAGAGCTTGAAGGTTTAGAATATTTAAATTACAATGATGCTAGAGTTGAATTTTCTAATGGTAGAATATATTTAAAACTTGAAAATTTTAATGATAATTTTCAAAAAACATATAAACAAAATAATCCATTATTTGGCTTAGGATCCAATGGTAGTTTAAAAGAAGACGTTTCTTTTAAAGTTAATTTAACATCAACTAATAATCTATCAGCTAATAGTGACGGAACACTTACAGATTCAAA includes the following:
- a CDS encoding type II secretion system protein GspD, which translates into the protein MYKMIKKIIVILTLSLFTHSLFAQQDLNELGRKLDEFSKIKPGINEVVKIDVSGLSLYDLIIAISEEHQLNVSVDNDLNTPVVNNFHDVTVKDIFLFLVQKYDLEASFMSNIIIFKKRKEVKIIEKKQQKIIDVSYNPQNDFLSVKLENDSLPAVAQAIIDKSGKNVVLAPDIKTIKVSSYILNRPFEQVIDMMAKSNDLVATKDDNGFYYLEKNTLPKEANSSSVSNNRNSNRNKQKPASGSEGSYDVEVDNQGFLTVKANVADATDLLIEAAEKLNVNYFIYNKPENEKTSLLANKITFDDLLSHVFKGKKYTYKNQDGFYLIGEQSTEGLRSTEIIPLENRSIESVLQSLPKIFNDKVEIKEFVELNSLIASGAKSTIEELKLYIKQIDKVVPLVQIEVIIVQYNKSYDVQTGLKAGLDKLNKAQTGGVLFPTTDVNLGSSSVNSLIDAFNGLGLLKLGKVTDAFYLNLKLLENNSIIKIESTPKIATLSGHEATLSIGETNYYFEQNNRILNNNIGNGGDILQSGTWKPTEANLAVKIKPYVSADENVTLNINVEKSAFLGRAGENAPPGKATQQFESLVRVKNNEMILLGGLDELKKENSGTGVPLISRIPIIKWFFSSKKKAKGNSKLHIFIKPTIVY
- a CDS encoding phage tail protein; the encoded protein is MKIIHKLILIALAVFTFSCEDILEEDISNDLVQVVYPLEGATVESNVTVFQWNQLDGADDYRVQVYNNNQFKVFDTLVNTNTVTLPLIQGTYQWRVRGENSAYQSTYSFPLTFDVEESDDLTNQQVVLVAPSASFATNLNTITLSWNDLTAADHYKVEVINITSGSIVFTQDNVTTTNVTLNSSHITSDGQYTWKVKAYNTTTSTETVYSTRSFLRDIVVPNQPQNNQPANNASQTINQTVSFSWTISQDSGVIQSAITYELQIASDLNFTTIIQTSPATGTSYQQAFATAGVYYWRVRAKDAAGNVGAYSSGNKLTIN
- a CDS encoding type II secretion system F family protein translates to MVEVAEQINQIDTMFERLTEQYNEEISHQTKMIGVVLEPMIIIVIGVVVIMVSMYAPMFDLSKIINS
- a CDS encoding RHS repeat-associated core domain-containing protein yields the protein MDHAFDYYPFGMTLPGRTSTGNDYRYGFQGQEKDDELKGKGNSLNYTFRMHDPRVGRFFAVDPLFKKYPWNSPYAFSENRLIDGIELEGLEVVSVGKEFNVSFVVSGSFGDGYVFAPDGIYEYSNWSVGGKTNISAGVSALKVMVYPTMKTVKDFATPSHSFGLSGGEVVTGGVGYLQTTDSNNNLLSGFSLEIGLGVGLSPLDISYEYGPTTVKPVSDRAKAITFAYEAITKIDGKIKEEKETLKELESSKYDYRMEYTNTLNRITKENRTKGKTMNYRKELDYRNSLNRKLKETNNSIKETTESIDKLNQTKVTIQNSISNEG